In one window of Spartinivicinus marinus DNA:
- the mepA gene encoding penicillin-insensitive murein endopeptidase, whose product MMFNSRRQLVTMTLASAIGCFSPLSMAAKSPFWTKLTIPNDAPAQAIGTYQAGCLAGGKSLPPNGKGYQVMRLTRGRFYGHPDLVDFITGLAGGMAEYNVGTLLVGDLSMARGGPFVSGHRSHQNGLDADLWYNLEKDRPLSLHEREALGAYSLVTANGRTVKPRLWSNNHQQMLKLAASNPKVDRIFVNAAIKKQLCKTKSSADDGWIRKIRPWWGHADHFHVRMKCPADSPQCKSQAPIPKGSGCDKSLDWWFAKHKPAPKKKPSKKPVKPKPKLPYWKQVKLPKACSQIFRAKSKYFH is encoded by the coding sequence ATGATGTTTAATTCACGTAGACAATTAGTAACGATGACGCTAGCCAGTGCAATTGGTTGTTTTTCGCCTCTATCAATGGCGGCTAAAAGCCCATTCTGGACCAAGCTTACCATACCGAATGATGCGCCAGCGCAAGCAATTGGTACCTATCAGGCAGGCTGCTTGGCAGGTGGTAAATCCTTGCCGCCCAATGGTAAGGGTTATCAGGTAATGCGGCTAACGCGTGGACGATTTTATGGCCACCCAGACCTGGTTGACTTTATTACAGGTCTGGCAGGTGGAATGGCTGAGTATAATGTCGGTACTTTGTTGGTAGGTGATTTGTCCATGGCTAGAGGAGGCCCATTTGTCAGTGGTCATCGAAGTCACCAAAACGGCTTAGATGCTGACCTGTGGTATAACCTGGAAAAGGACCGGCCTTTATCATTGCATGAGCGTGAAGCGTTGGGAGCTTATTCATTAGTGACTGCGAATGGACGTACAGTTAAGCCTAGGCTATGGAGTAATAACCATCAGCAAATGCTAAAACTGGCAGCCTCTAATCCAAAAGTGGATCGAATTTTTGTGAATGCTGCGATCAAAAAGCAGCTATGTAAAACTAAAAGCAGCGCAGATGATGGTTGGATTCGAAAAATTCGCCCTTGGTGGGGCCATGCCGATCACTTTCATGTACGGATGAAATGCCCTGCTGATAGCCCGCAGTGTAAATCGCAAGCGCCGATACCCAAAGGAAGTGGTTGTGATAAGTCATTAGATTGGTGGTTTGCTAAACACAAACCAGCCCCCAAAAAGAAACCAAGTAAAAAGCCAGTGAAGCCCAAACCAAAGCTACCTTATTGGAAGCAAGTGAAGCTGCCTAAAGCCTGTAGCCAGATATTTAGAGCTAAATCTAAGTACTTTCATTAA
- a CDS encoding 23S rRNA (adenine(2030)-N(6))-methyltransferase RlmJ: MLSYRHAFHAGNHADVLKHLTEVLTLDHLLQKQDKPLCYIDTHSGPGMYALLQGYAQQNTEYETGISKLWQQRSLPEPLARYVEVVAAHNPGGSLKCYPGSPAIAKHLLKSDDRLQLFELHPKDFELLQDWAKGNRRIRVQRENGFERLTAILPPPERRALVLIDPPYEVKQDYQLAITALQRALKRFPTGVYLLWYPLLARPEIQTMERKLKQLAGRYLHASLQVQDASSGGMFGSAVFVINPPWRLNEQLGQCLPFLLQQLGQDSAAKISLNSHGLD; this comes from the coding sequence ATGCTCAGTTATCGCCATGCCTTTCATGCCGGCAACCATGCCGATGTGCTCAAGCATCTAACAGAAGTTTTGACTCTGGACCACTTACTGCAAAAGCAGGATAAGCCACTGTGCTACATTGATACTCACTCCGGTCCTGGGATGTATGCATTACTCCAAGGCTATGCTCAGCAAAATACAGAATATGAAACTGGTATAAGTAAGCTTTGGCAGCAGAGAAGTTTACCTGAGCCACTGGCACGCTATGTTGAGGTTGTGGCTGCGCATAACCCTGGCGGTTCATTAAAGTGCTACCCTGGGTCTCCTGCGATTGCCAAACATTTACTCAAATCTGATGATCGGCTCCAGCTATTTGAACTGCACCCAAAAGACTTTGAGCTGTTGCAAGATTGGGCAAAAGGTAATCGCCGTATTCGAGTGCAACGGGAAAATGGTTTTGAGCGTTTAACAGCTATTCTTCCTCCCCCAGAGAGGCGTGCGCTAGTACTTATCGACCCTCCTTATGAAGTTAAACAAGACTATCAGTTGGCCATCACTGCATTACAAAGAGCGCTTAAACGATTTCCAACAGGGGTCTATTTACTTTGGTACCCGTTACTGGCCAGGCCAGAAATACAAACCATGGAGCGCAAACTCAAGCAGCTTGCTGGTCGTTACCTTCATGCTAGCTTGCAGGTGCAGGATGCTAGCTCAGGTGGGATGTTTGGCAGTGCCGTGTTTGTGATTAATCCACCATGGAGACTAAATGAACAGTTGGGACAATGTTTGCCGTTTTTACTCCAACAGCTGGGGCAGGACTCTGCTGCTAAAATCAGTTTGAACTCCCATGGACTGGACTGA
- a CDS encoding putative manganese transporter: protein MFIQLQQGLRTSFAQQGWQLTNKRLLLPVVLFALLLTENTRELTIGVLADAFWQVAAYVAATLALFHYLTERFDKNGFFQEKLAGSNTLQVLFAAFMGALPGCGGAIVVVTQYVKGNLSFGGVVAVLTATMGDAAFLLLASKPTDGLFIIALGFGVGLVSGLLVDKIHGEDFMRPKLKQRPAQASCNKANLCNRNIIKLQGQFWQWMLLPAMTFAVLGSFQVDTDQLFGFAEGTSAGLGAAAAMIAILLWATTREVTSYESAVAEDPKANNVALFQRVAQDTNFVTSWVIAAFLMFELVVYWFDINLAALFANWAPIMPLMGVVIGLLPGCGPQILVTSLYIGGAVPMSAQVGNAISNDGDALFPAIALAPKAAVMATLYSTIPALVAAYSYFAIFE, encoded by the coding sequence ATGTTCATACAGTTACAACAAGGGTTACGTACTTCATTCGCTCAGCAAGGCTGGCAGTTAACTAATAAGCGATTATTGTTGCCAGTGGTTTTATTTGCCTTGTTGCTTACCGAAAATACAAGAGAATTAACCATTGGGGTATTGGCCGATGCCTTTTGGCAGGTAGCTGCGTATGTGGCTGCCACCTTGGCACTATTTCACTACTTAACCGAACGTTTCGATAAGAATGGTTTTTTTCAGGAAAAACTAGCTGGTAGTAATACATTGCAAGTGTTGTTTGCTGCATTTATGGGGGCGTTGCCTGGTTGCGGTGGTGCGATTGTTGTTGTTACTCAATATGTTAAAGGCAACTTGAGTTTTGGTGGGGTAGTTGCCGTATTGACTGCAACTATGGGAGATGCAGCTTTTCTGTTACTGGCAAGCAAGCCAACCGATGGTTTATTCATTATCGCTTTAGGCTTTGGAGTAGGGCTGGTTTCTGGATTATTGGTAGATAAAATTCACGGTGAGGATTTTATGCGACCTAAACTGAAGCAGCGGCCTGCTCAAGCCAGTTGTAATAAGGCTAATCTATGTAATCGAAATATAATCAAGTTGCAGGGTCAATTTTGGCAGTGGATGTTATTACCTGCCATGACATTTGCGGTGTTGGGTTCATTCCAAGTAGATACCGACCAGTTATTTGGCTTCGCTGAAGGGACTTCTGCTGGGTTAGGAGCTGCTGCTGCAATGATTGCCATTCTGTTGTGGGCAACAACACGGGAAGTGACCAGCTATGAGTCAGCGGTTGCGGAAGACCCAAAAGCTAATAACGTGGCGCTATTTCAACGAGTAGCACAGGATACTAACTTTGTAACAAGCTGGGTAATTGCTGCCTTCTTGATGTTTGAGCTGGTTGTGTATTGGTTTGATATTAATTTAGCCGCGCTGTTTGCGAATTGGGCTCCTATTATGCCTTTGATGGGGGTAGTGATAGGTTTGTTGCCTGGTTGTGGTCCACAAATATTAGTAACCAGCTTGTATATCGGTGGTGCAGTGCCAATGTCAGCACAGGTAGGGAATGCAATCAGTAATGATGGTGATGCGCTTTTTCCAGCCATTGCCTTAGCTCCCAAAGCAGCGGTAATGGCAACCCTGTACTCAACTATCCCTGCACTGGTTGCGGCTTACAGCTACTTCGCGATCTTTGAGTAA
- the rho gene encoding transcription termination factor Rho, whose protein sequence is MTKKILRLKVKRNKDTRQEGEVVQDISHNDPQRRFLNGVAINPTQCIRLELGSQQLTTRAIDLISPIGMGQRGLIVAPPGSGKTTILKHICQAVGKAYPEIKLYALLIDERPEEVTDFKRSVPAQVHASSSDESYEQHARVANDLLNTALQEAGEGHNVMIVIDSLTRLTRVHNAGRKSSSRTMSGGIDARAMEIPRKLFGAARKIENGGSLTILATVLVDTGSRMDQVIFEEFKGTGNMEIVLSREVANQRIFPALDIAKSSTRREELLLNTKDIARVRVLRKALTSLKPVESARKLVELLEEHPTNAELLKSNK, encoded by the coding sequence ATGACGAAAAAAATACTACGTTTGAAGGTGAAAAGAAATAAAGACACCAGACAAGAAGGTGAAGTAGTACAAGACATATCTCATAATGACCCACAAAGGCGCTTTTTAAATGGTGTAGCCATCAATCCTACACAATGCATTCGCTTAGAATTAGGTTCTCAGCAGCTCACCACGCGAGCGATTGATTTGATCTCACCAATTGGAATGGGGCAACGAGGCTTGATTGTTGCTCCACCAGGCTCCGGAAAAACGACCATTTTAAAACATATTTGCCAAGCAGTGGGGAAGGCTTACCCTGAGATAAAACTTTATGCGTTACTCATTGATGAGCGACCAGAAGAAGTAACTGATTTTAAGCGCAGCGTGCCAGCACAGGTACATGCTTCATCCTCTGATGAAAGTTATGAGCAACACGCACGTGTGGCCAATGACCTTCTTAATACCGCTCTTCAGGAAGCTGGTGAAGGTCACAATGTCATGATTGTTATTGATTCTCTAACAAGGCTAACACGAGTACATAATGCAGGGAGAAAGAGTAGCAGTCGTACCATGTCTGGCGGGATTGATGCTAGAGCCATGGAAATACCACGAAAACTGTTTGGCGCTGCCAGAAAGATTGAGAATGGAGGGTCACTTACCATTCTAGCAACCGTACTCGTTGATACTGGAAGCCGGATGGATCAGGTGATATTTGAGGAGTTCAAAGGCACAGGTAATATGGAAATTGTTTTATCACGGGAAGTTGCGAATCAGCGAATTTTTCCCGCGCTGGATATTGCTAAAAGCAGCACGCGTCGTGAGGAACTTCTTCTAAATACGAAAGATATTGCAAGGGTAAGAGTTTTACGAAAAGCACTCACGAGCCTTAAACCTGTAGAGAGTGCAAGGAAACTTGTTGAGTTACTTGAGGAACACCCAACGAATGCAGAGCTGCTGAAAAGCAATAAATAG